A single genomic interval of Mycolicibacterium sp. MU0053 harbors:
- a CDS encoding MCE family protein translates to MTYSSRDRATRTLLIATAAVATVSVVSSCSVGLDRIPLPAPSAGSTTYPISATFTDALNLPAKAKVRLSGADVGEVQSMTARNYTAFVTMQISATVQIPAGTKAELRSATPLGDVFVSLTPPSQQDFSAAPMQPGDVIPVDATASASSVEDVLSTAALLVNGGAIRNLTKVINGMGKAVGGKGEDLQLFLDESTRLVQSLSARSEPIKRALTQTGDVAETLSARQDAINEAISAAGPALGTLAENTDRIVDLIAQVNRITLQLAKFPSIRGEESRSMMADMNRLSAELNAAATAPGASLATFNLLFGPVLKLTNATSSHVSIDLADMAVGAFADPHHPADPGSRGPTREDFRNMVGSITYELIRVRDKFWGAPTPPVGTVPPPNLIGPAPGSLTPAPPRPAPGGTP, encoded by the coding sequence ATGACCTACTCGTCGCGCGACCGGGCGACCCGGACGCTGCTGATCGCGACCGCCGCGGTGGCGACGGTGAGCGTGGTGAGTTCCTGCTCGGTGGGGCTCGACCGGATTCCGCTGCCGGCGCCGTCGGCGGGCAGCACCACCTATCCGATCAGTGCCACGTTCACCGACGCGCTCAATCTGCCGGCCAAGGCCAAGGTGCGACTGTCGGGCGCCGACGTCGGCGAAGTGCAATCCATGACGGCCCGCAACTACACGGCGTTCGTCACCATGCAGATTTCCGCCACGGTCCAGATTCCGGCCGGGACCAAGGCCGAACTGCGCTCGGCCACACCGCTCGGTGATGTGTTCGTGTCGCTCACACCGCCGTCGCAACAGGACTTCAGCGCCGCGCCGATGCAGCCCGGCGACGTGATTCCGGTGGACGCCACCGCATCCGCGTCCTCGGTCGAGGATGTGCTGAGCACCGCGGCACTGCTGGTCAACGGCGGCGCGATCCGGAACCTGACCAAGGTCATCAACGGAATGGGCAAGGCCGTCGGCGGCAAGGGGGAGGATCTGCAACTGTTCCTCGACGAGTCCACCCGGTTGGTCCAGAGTCTGTCGGCGCGGTCGGAACCCATCAAGCGGGCGCTCACCCAGACCGGTGACGTCGCCGAGACCTTGTCGGCCCGCCAGGACGCCATCAACGAAGCGATCTCCGCGGCCGGCCCCGCTCTGGGCACTCTGGCCGAGAACACCGACCGCATCGTGGACCTGATCGCGCAGGTGAACCGAATTACCCTGCAGCTGGCGAAGTTCCCGTCGATTCGGGGTGAAGAGTCCCGCAGCATGATGGCCGACATGAATCGGCTGTCCGCCGAGTTGAACGCCGCCGCGACGGCGCCGGGCGCCTCGCTGGCGACGTTCAACCTGCTGTTCGGGCCGGTCCTCAAGTTGACCAACGCGACCTCGTCGCATGTCTCGATCGACCTGGCCGACATGGCGGTGGGGGCCTTCGCCGACCCGCACCACCCCGCCGATCCCGGTAGCCGGGGACCGACCCGGGAGGACTTCCGCAACATGGTGGGCAGCATCACCTACGAGTTGATCAGGGTCCGCGACAAGTTCTGGGGCGCTCCGACACCGCCGGTTGGAACGGTGCCGCCGCCGAATCTCATCGGCCCGGCGCCCGGGTCGCTGACCCCGGCGCCGCCCCGCCCGGCACCGGGAGGCACGCCGTGA
- a CDS encoding aldehyde dehydrogenase family protein, producing MTTTQLITRKLFIDGGWTDGHTQETIEVVNPATEETIAEVPQAGPADIDTAVSAARRAFDEGPWPRMKPAERGRILSAMADELTRRRDELVELNIAEAGSTRMLADILQVGTPIDHFRDLVERVLPQFAFEEPVPPIVGNGIGQGLVVREAYGVAALITAFNFPFLLNLAKVGPALAAGCTAVLKSSPYTPLEALVLGEVAEAAGLPPGALNIVTGDIAAGERLTQHPDVDLVSFTGSDAVGRKVYAQAADSVKKVVLELGGKSANIILEDADLDKVMESVLAGIITHAGQGCALLTRILVHESLHDELVARIVGILGFISVGDPSDPATVMGPLIRDVQRRRVEALIASGVEDGAEIAFGGARPAHLERGFYLEPTLFVGADNGMRIAQEEFFGPVGVVIPFKDDADAVRIANDSRYGLAGGVWSVDPVRAAAVARQLRTGMVVINGGGGGLNPASPFGGYKQSGIGREFGEFGLAEYLQHKALQWPIG from the coding sequence ATGACAACCACCCAGTTGATCACCCGCAAACTCTTCATCGACGGGGGCTGGACCGACGGCCACACCCAGGAAACCATCGAGGTGGTCAACCCGGCCACCGAGGAGACCATCGCTGAGGTTCCCCAGGCAGGCCCGGCTGATATCGACACCGCGGTGAGCGCCGCGCGGCGCGCCTTCGACGAGGGCCCCTGGCCGCGGATGAAGCCCGCGGAACGCGGTCGCATCCTGTCGGCGATGGCCGACGAACTCACGCGCCGGCGCGACGAGTTGGTGGAACTGAACATCGCCGAGGCCGGATCCACGCGGATGCTCGCCGACATCCTCCAGGTCGGCACACCGATCGACCACTTCCGGGATCTGGTCGAGCGGGTGCTGCCGCAGTTCGCGTTCGAAGAACCGGTGCCGCCGATCGTCGGCAACGGCATCGGCCAGGGCTTGGTGGTGCGGGAAGCCTACGGGGTCGCCGCGTTGATCACCGCGTTCAACTTCCCGTTCCTGCTGAACCTCGCAAAGGTGGGTCCGGCGCTGGCGGCAGGGTGTACCGCGGTGTTGAAGTCCTCGCCGTACACCCCGCTGGAGGCCCTGGTGCTCGGGGAGGTCGCCGAGGCTGCCGGGTTGCCGCCAGGAGCCCTGAACATCGTCACCGGCGACATAGCGGCCGGGGAACGCCTGACCCAGCATCCCGACGTCGATCTTGTCAGCTTCACCGGTTCCGACGCCGTCGGCCGCAAGGTCTACGCGCAGGCCGCGGATTCGGTGAAGAAGGTGGTCCTCGAGTTGGGCGGCAAGTCCGCCAACATCATTCTCGAGGATGCCGACCTCGACAAGGTGATGGAAAGTGTGTTGGCGGGCATCATCACCCACGCCGGCCAGGGCTGCGCGCTACTCACCCGGATCCTGGTGCACGAATCGCTACACGACGAACTGGTCGCCCGGATCGTCGGCATCCTCGGCTTCATCAGCGTCGGCGATCCGTCGGACCCCGCCACCGTGATGGGTCCGCTGATCCGGGATGTGCAACGCCGGCGGGTGGAGGCACTGATCGCCTCGGGTGTCGAGGACGGCGCCGAGATCGCCTTCGGCGGTGCGCGCCCCGCCCACCTGGAACGCGGTTTCTACCTGGAGCCCACGCTGTTCGTCGGCGCCGACAACGGCATGCGGATCGCCCAGGAGGAATTCTTCGGACCGGTCGGTGTGGTCATCCCGTTCAAAGACGATGCCGACGCCGTCCGGATCGCCAACGACAGCCGGTACGGACTGGCCGGCGGGGTCTGGTCGGTCGACCCGGTCCGCGCGGCCGCAGTGGCACGCCAACTGCGTACCGGGATGGTGGTCATCAACGGCGGCGGCGGCGGCCTGAACCCGGCCTCCCCGTTCGGTGGCTACAAACAGAGCGGGATCGGTCGGGAGTTCGGTGAGTTCGGGTTGGCGGAGTACCTGCAGCACAAGGCCCTGCAATGGCCCATCGGTTGA
- a CDS encoding MlaD family protein, translated as MSARFVAILRYLRDRRLGLSAGALALMLVVGVAYLLFGTLQIDPGRSDKIVRVQLAETGGLLPGQDVTLRGVPVGRVRSIDLTDDGVVAIAALRPDTEIPVDSVVRVSALSPAGEQYLDFRADTSAGPYLIDGSEIGSARTQTPVTLATLLGNLDGTLKQVEPDQLAAVLDELRVGPQGAHKLAAILDGGALLVSTLDSVLPQTVSLLNTSKVMLSTVRDVSPGLVATSADLSAILGGVQRMDGGYRTLLDRGPETMQSLDDLIADNSPTMVQLLGNLTTVSQLTYLRVPALQAFFFPENRDGSALEALGSTFRDGGVWGAVSLYQRYSCDYNLPHAPPSVADHPEPYLYTYCPNPDPKYLVRGARNAPRPADDDTAGPPPGADPLRRADPTPKGPYTIPTPYAGPDLPLPPPPSGP; from the coding sequence GTGAGCGCCCGGTTCGTCGCCATCCTTCGTTACCTGCGAGACCGTCGACTGGGCCTGTCCGCGGGCGCGCTGGCGCTGATGTTGGTGGTCGGGGTGGCCTACCTGCTGTTCGGGACGTTGCAGATCGATCCGGGCCGCTCGGACAAGATCGTGCGCGTGCAACTCGCGGAGACCGGCGGCCTGCTGCCGGGGCAGGACGTCACCCTGCGCGGGGTGCCGGTGGGCCGCGTGCGTTCCATCGACCTGACCGACGACGGTGTGGTGGCGATTGCGGCGCTGCGGCCGGACACGGAGATTCCGGTCGACAGCGTGGTTCGGGTGTCGGCCTTGTCGCCGGCCGGCGAGCAGTACCTGGATTTCCGGGCCGACACCAGCGCCGGACCCTACCTGATCGATGGCAGCGAAATCGGCAGTGCCAGAACGCAAACCCCGGTCACTCTCGCCACGCTGCTGGGCAATCTGGACGGCACGCTGAAGCAGGTCGAGCCGGATCAGCTCGCTGCTGTCCTCGACGAGTTGCGGGTCGGGCCGCAGGGCGCCCACAAGCTGGCGGCCATCCTTGACGGTGGTGCGCTGCTCGTGTCGACGCTGGACTCGGTGTTGCCGCAGACGGTGAGCCTGCTCAACACCAGCAAGGTGATGCTTTCCACGGTCCGGGATGTGAGTCCCGGTCTCGTCGCCACTTCGGCGGACCTCTCCGCGATCCTCGGCGGGGTGCAGCGCATGGACGGCGGCTACCGCACGTTGCTCGATCGCGGGCCCGAGACCATGCAGTCGCTTGACGACCTGATCGCCGACAACTCGCCGACCATGGTGCAGTTGCTCGGTAACCTGACCACGGTCTCGCAACTGACCTACCTGCGGGTGCCGGCCCTGCAAGCGTTCTTCTTCCCCGAGAATCGCGACGGCTCCGCGCTCGAAGCGCTCGGTTCCACCTTCCGGGACGGCGGCGTGTGGGGAGCGGTCAGCCTGTATCAACGGTATTCGTGTGATTACAACCTGCCGCATGCGCCGCCGTCGGTCGCCGACCATCCGGAACCGTACCTCTACACCTACTGCCCCAACCCGGACCCCAAGTACCTGGTGCGGGGCGCCCGTAACGCCCCGCGACCGGCCGACGACGACACCGCCGGGCCACCGCCGGGGGCCGATCCGCTGCGGCGCGCGGATCCCACGCCCAAGGGGCCCTACACGATTCCCACCCCGTACGCGGGTCCCGACCTGCCGCTGCCGCCACCGCCGAGCGGACCGTGA
- a CDS encoding DUF2599 domain-containing protein: protein MFLRSTAAAAAILLAAVGAVGPAHADQRPNRPPDAPRYIDRVAWEYHGERATLRIFPTAWGWSAAGVFTNGAQSYDAWAELLQHAPDANTLTMQNQFLCHWQLATFTNPGKVGTWNLEPWRPVVTNTMLMNAGCNPGGPDDVLNW from the coding sequence ATGTTCCTGCGGAGCACGGCGGCAGCGGCGGCGATCCTCCTCGCGGCCGTGGGTGCCGTCGGCCCGGCCCACGCCGATCAGCGGCCCAACCGCCCGCCCGATGCGCCGCGCTATATCGATCGCGTCGCGTGGGAGTACCACGGCGAACGCGCCACCTTGCGGATCTTTCCCACCGCGTGGGGATGGTCGGCGGCCGGCGTGTTCACCAACGGCGCACAGAGCTACGACGCGTGGGCCGAACTGCTGCAGCACGCGCCGGACGCCAACACCCTGACCATGCAGAACCAGTTCCTCTGTCACTGGCAACTGGCCACCTTCACCAATCCGGGCAAGGTGGGCACCTGGAATCTGGAGCCCTGGCGGCCGGTCGTCACCAACACCATGCTGATGAACGCCGGCTGCAATCCTGGTGGGCCCGATGACGTGCTCAACTGGTGA
- a CDS encoding AMP-binding protein → MQHPWDQRLGVWWIAEDHPEAPAIVASPSGQTLTFAELAGAAHRAAHALLTRGLKAGDAVAYALPNDVDAVVWQLATTEIGLRYLTLNTDLSTVEFASILAHSEAAALISHADFVDRFPALPEDIGIRIVVGGSAAPPAAYGFVTESEFLAGAPSTPPPGRTQGDAIRYSSGTTGKPKGIMRPLGGQDPGEAANAMAIFGRAFDFRPFDGAHLVSTGMHHAGCQSFYLGALNVGQALAILGRFDPEQTLAAIDEYRVTSAYMVPTQFVRMLKLDPGVRARYSLSSLRSVVHSAAPCPRQVKKDMMAWWGPVIWETYGGTEGPATVAKPHRWLEKPGTVGRPIRNVRVKILDSEGQELPPNAIGDVYIERTDGLRFEYRNDAELTAAVHRGDAFTIGDVGYLDEDGYLFICDRAKDMIISGGVNIYPAEVEGVLASHPAVADVAVIGIPDPEWGEQVKAVVELLDDAQQSAELADELIAYCRQRLAKFKCPRTVDFDSALPRTESGKLVKRQIRDGYWAEVGRRV, encoded by the coding sequence ATGCAGCATCCGTGGGATCAGCGCCTCGGCGTGTGGTGGATCGCCGAGGATCACCCGGAGGCGCCCGCCATCGTCGCCTCACCCAGTGGCCAGACCCTGACCTTCGCCGAGTTGGCCGGCGCCGCACACCGAGCGGCCCATGCGCTGCTGACCCGCGGCCTGAAAGCCGGCGACGCGGTGGCCTACGCGCTGCCGAACGACGTGGATGCCGTGGTCTGGCAGTTGGCCACCACCGAGATCGGGTTGCGCTACCTCACCCTCAACACCGATCTGTCCACAGTGGAGTTCGCATCGATCCTCGCCCACTCGGAAGCGGCGGCCCTGATCTCCCATGCCGATTTTGTCGACCGGTTCCCCGCCCTTCCCGAGGACATCGGAATCCGGATCGTTGTCGGCGGGAGCGCCGCCCCGCCGGCCGCGTACGGATTTGTCACCGAATCGGAGTTCTTGGCCGGTGCGCCGAGCACGCCCCCGCCCGGGCGGACCCAGGGTGATGCGATCCGGTACTCGTCGGGCACCACCGGAAAGCCGAAGGGCATCATGCGACCCCTCGGCGGCCAAGACCCGGGGGAAGCCGCCAACGCGATGGCGATCTTCGGTCGGGCGTTCGACTTCCGACCGTTCGACGGCGCGCATCTGGTCTCGACCGGCATGCACCATGCCGGCTGTCAGAGCTTCTACCTGGGCGCCCTCAACGTCGGACAGGCCCTGGCGATCCTCGGCAGGTTCGATCCCGAGCAAACCCTGGCCGCCATCGACGAATACCGGGTGACCAGCGCCTACATGGTCCCCACGCAGTTCGTCCGGATGCTCAAACTCGATCCGGGCGTGCGGGCCCGGTACTCCTTGTCGAGCCTGCGGTCGGTGGTGCACTCCGCGGCGCCGTGTCCGCGTCAGGTCAAGAAGGACATGATGGCCTGGTGGGGCCCGGTGATCTGGGAGACCTACGGCGGCACCGAGGGACCGGCCACCGTGGCCAAGCCGCACCGATGGCTGGAAAAGCCCGGGACGGTCGGCCGCCCGATCCGCAACGTCCGGGTGAAGATCCTCGACAGCGAGGGACAGGAGTTGCCGCCCAACGCCATTGGCGATGTGTACATCGAGCGCACCGACGGACTGCGGTTCGAGTACCGCAACGACGCCGAATTGACCGCCGCCGTGCACCGCGGCGACGCATTCACCATCGGCGATGTCGGTTACCTCGACGAGGACGGCTACCTGTTCATCTGCGACCGGGCCAAGGACATGATCATCAGCGGCGGGGTCAACATCTACCCGGCCGAGGTGGAGGGTGTCCTGGCGAGCCACCCCGCGGTGGCCGACGTCGCCGTCATCGGCATCCCCGATCCGGAGTGGGGCGAACAGGTCAAGGCCGTGGTCGAACTGCTCGACGACGCTCAACAGTCGGCCGAACTGGCCGACGAACTCATCGCCTATTGCCGGCAGCGCCTCGCGAAGTTCAAGTGTCCACGGACGGTGGATTTCGATTCGGCGCTGCCGCGCACCGAGTCGGGCAAGCTGGTCAAACGCCAGATCCGGGACGGCTATTGGGCCGAAGTCGGCCGCCGAGTCTGA
- a CDS encoding DUF7065 domain-containing protein — protein MVPVAPSGPAAPPTKITADTPFGPADDAFHVAPDDNPYWAETTWWSFNIPERKIGCWLHATFNTNRGTVTWRVYVWDAGGADPENLRYFRMVTDEPVTDPAPDLRDITIPGGGFSVKMLRPLRDYQIEFTDAAANFAIHLNFKGVHDPRRFTPGEPPFMEHAHLDQLGHVTGELVLDGERIPVDCYSIRDRSWAPRGEPRPPSSKPAGTDAVPAARVRHPGGPRWREIERERGRGRIQYIFGHSGSDLGFLAFARVQDGDVAGWSPLNHGWLLRDGRFELLDKSASRMKNYRNPETGWSSHMQVQLADLHGRAMEVEGFAVSHICERGGGSTALMRWDLDGQIGWGEDQDIWHPKHFARMRDALQAVR, from the coding sequence ATGGTGCCTGTAGCCCCTTCCGGCCCGGCGGCCCCGCCAACCAAGATCACCGCGGACACCCCGTTCGGACCCGCGGACGACGCCTTCCACGTGGCACCCGATGACAACCCGTACTGGGCCGAGACCACGTGGTGGTCATTCAACATCCCAGAGCGCAAGATCGGCTGTTGGTTGCACGCCACGTTCAACACCAACCGCGGCACCGTCACCTGGCGGGTATACGTCTGGGACGCTGGCGGCGCGGATCCCGAGAATCTGCGGTACTTCCGTATGGTCACCGACGAACCGGTCACCGATCCCGCCCCCGACCTCCGCGACATCACCATCCCCGGCGGGGGCTTCAGTGTGAAGATGCTCCGCCCGCTGCGCGACTATCAGATCGAATTCACCGACGCTGCAGCAAATTTCGCAATACACCTGAACTTCAAAGGTGTGCACGACCCGCGTCGCTTCACTCCCGGTGAACCGCCCTTCATGGAGCACGCCCACCTCGACCAACTCGGACACGTCACTGGCGAACTGGTGCTGGACGGGGAACGAATCCCGGTGGACTGCTACTCGATTCGGGATCGCTCCTGGGCGCCACGCGGAGAACCCCGGCCGCCGTCGAGCAAGCCGGCCGGCACGGATGCCGTCCCCGCAGCCCGGGTCCGCCATCCCGGCGGACCCCGGTGGCGGGAGATCGAACGAGAACGGGGTCGCGGCCGGATCCAGTACATCTTCGGCCACTCCGGATCCGACCTCGGATTCTTGGCCTTCGCCCGCGTCCAGGACGGCGACGTCGCGGGCTGGTCGCCGCTCAATCACGGCTGGTTGCTGCGGGACGGACGATTCGAACTGCTCGACAAGTCCGCGAGCCGAATGAAGAACTACCGCAACCCCGAGACCGGCTGGAGTTCGCACATGCAGGTCCAGCTGGCCGATCTGCACGGTCGCGCAATGGAGGTCGAGGGTTTCGCGGTCAGCCACATCTGTGAACGAGGCGGCGGCAGCACGGCGCTGATGCGCTGGGACCTGGACGGACAGATCGGTTGGGGGGAAGACCAGGACATCTGGCATCCAAAGCATTTCGCGCGCATGCGCGATGCCCTACAAGCCGTGCGCTGA
- a CDS encoding FadR/GntR family transcriptional regulator encodes MAAVNRAGDASKLVRAPKTAELIADQLRSGIVRGVLKKGDSLPTEVELVKQFGVSRPTLREAFRILESESLIIVRRGSRGGVLVSAPETSVAARDFGLLLQMSGTTLADVYDARKVFEPAAAEMLARRATDEDIAELKAAAGALAALVNEGTESADLAEWSAATFRFHDLILERAGNTTLALLGAVLREVITRHMTRAVASTTDQAVIEKQFKNTLRTFRRFIALVEAKDAEAARDLWAEHMDRAGRKMLWGTLGTETVIDLFA; translated from the coding sequence ATGGCTGCGGTGAATCGTGCGGGTGACGCATCGAAACTGGTACGAGCGCCGAAAACCGCTGAGCTCATCGCGGATCAGCTGCGCAGCGGCATTGTCCGCGGCGTGCTGAAGAAGGGCGACTCGCTGCCCACCGAGGTGGAACTGGTCAAACAATTCGGCGTGTCCCGCCCGACGCTGCGCGAGGCGTTCCGCATCCTGGAGAGCGAGTCGTTGATCATCGTCCGCCGCGGTTCGCGGGGCGGTGTGCTGGTGTCCGCGCCGGAAACATCGGTTGCGGCAAGAGATTTCGGGCTGCTGCTGCAGATGTCGGGCACGACGCTCGCCGACGTGTACGACGCCCGAAAGGTTTTCGAGCCCGCGGCGGCGGAGATGCTGGCCCGACGCGCGACCGACGAGGACATCGCCGAACTCAAGGCCGCGGCGGGCGCGTTGGCGGCCCTGGTCAACGAGGGCACCGAGAGCGCCGACCTCGCGGAGTGGTCGGCGGCCACCTTCCGGTTCCACGACCTGATCCTGGAGCGTGCCGGCAACACCACCCTGGCACTGCTCGGCGCGGTGCTGCGCGAAGTCATCACCCGACACATGACGCGTGCGGTCGCCTCGACCACCGACCAGGCCGTGATCGAAAAGCAGTTCAAGAACACGCTCCGAACGTTTCGGAGGTTCATTGCGCTGGTGGAGGCCAAGGATGCCGAGGCGGCCAGGGACCTGTGGGCCGAGCACATGGACCGGGCGGGTCGGAAGATGCTGTGGGGCACCCTCGGCACCGAGACGGTGATCGACCTGTTCGCCTGA
- a CDS encoding DUF3298 domain-containing protein, giving the protein MTRNGDDATLTRRALVIAAATIAAAASVLGPAQPAHADTVSSGVTYAVVPDVRAGVSPNGIGTWTVNYEKVAGGDPKVMDPINRIVDDEADGQVWLSAASASKTSPWTFHAQGRLLFRPMTISALFTGQYHATDLPNMPVDTVATRVFDSRSGIQLVWGNLFRDRKAGLARLSELTEQILPASYPQPPLGGWAQYGPSMAPLERNFKFWIPTAEGIELHFPDRQFGRGLRVITVPWVGVSDLIAPEFAAITS; this is encoded by the coding sequence ATGACCCGAAACGGTGACGATGCCACCCTGACGCGCCGCGCCCTGGTTATCGCCGCAGCGACGATCGCTGCCGCGGCGAGCGTGCTCGGCCCCGCGCAGCCGGCCCACGCCGACACCGTCTCCAGCGGAGTCACCTATGCGGTGGTGCCGGATGTCCGCGCGGGAGTGAGCCCCAACGGCATCGGCACCTGGACGGTGAACTACGAGAAGGTCGCCGGTGGTGACCCCAAGGTCATGGACCCGATCAACCGAATCGTCGATGACGAGGCCGACGGCCAGGTGTGGTTGTCTGCCGCCAGCGCCAGCAAGACCTCGCCCTGGACGTTCCACGCGCAGGGTCGACTGCTGTTCCGGCCCATGACCATCTCGGCACTGTTCACGGGCCAGTACCACGCGACCGATTTGCCGAACATGCCGGTGGACACCGTGGCGACCCGGGTCTTCGATTCCCGCAGTGGGATTCAACTGGTCTGGGGCAACCTGTTTCGGGATCGGAAAGCGGGGTTGGCGCGGTTGTCCGAGCTGACCGAGCAGATCCTGCCGGCCAGCTACCCGCAGCCGCCGTTGGGTGGGTGGGCGCAGTACGGCCCGTCGATGGCACCGCTCGAGCGCAACTTCAAGTTCTGGATCCCCACCGCCGAGGGCATCGAATTGCATTTCCCGGACCGGCAATTCGGCCGCGGCCTGCGTGTGATCACCGTGCCGTGGGTGGGTGTCAGCGACCTGATCGCCCCGGAATTCGCCGCCATCACCAGTTGA
- a CDS encoding CaiB/BaiF CoA transferase family protein: MIGPFDGVRVIEVAAWTFVPGAGAIMADLGADVIKVEPPTGDPQRALRNALNADDSSPNPFLQVPNRGKRSITLDLRSEAGIDALLRLAKTADVFLTSYLPKVRAKLGIDAERLRAENPRLIYVRGSGWGRIGPMADAGGFDSAAAWSAAGVQNKLTAPGAAEPAAQPAAFFDLQGSSAIAGAVAMALFRRERRGEGAEVDVSLLGTGMWTMGPDLAAVAAGSGELPRQYRHQVANPIVNTYRTADDRWINLVCLQSDRYWPELCEVIGRPELATDDRFADMAGRYVNRAVCIAELDATFGQRTLEQWRAALAGFSGVWSAAATFEEVCDSPQVADNGFLPEVVGADGRPFNLVAPPYQFDGVPSTPAGPAPELGQHTEEILLDCGWDWDEISVLREEGVLG; encoded by the coding sequence GTGATCGGACCATTCGACGGTGTCCGGGTCATCGAAGTCGCGGCCTGGACGTTCGTCCCGGGCGCGGGGGCCATCATGGCCGACCTCGGCGCCGACGTGATCAAGGTCGAACCGCCGACCGGCGACCCGCAACGCGCTCTGCGCAATGCGCTCAACGCCGATGACTCGAGCCCGAATCCCTTTCTCCAGGTACCGAACCGGGGCAAGCGCAGCATCACCTTGGACCTGCGTTCGGAAGCCGGGATCGACGCACTGCTCCGGCTGGCCAAGACCGCGGACGTGTTCCTGACCAGCTACCTGCCGAAGGTGCGTGCCAAGTTGGGCATCGACGCCGAGCGACTGCGGGCCGAGAACCCGCGGTTGATCTATGTGCGTGGCTCGGGCTGGGGCCGCATCGGGCCGATGGCTGACGCCGGCGGATTCGATTCGGCCGCCGCCTGGTCGGCCGCCGGGGTGCAGAACAAGCTGACCGCACCGGGCGCCGCCGAACCGGCGGCCCAACCGGCCGCCTTCTTCGACCTGCAGGGCTCCAGTGCGATCGCCGGCGCGGTCGCGATGGCGCTATTCCGCCGGGAGCGTCGAGGCGAGGGCGCCGAGGTCGACGTTTCGCTGTTGGGCACCGGGATGTGGACCATGGGCCCCGATCTGGCCGCGGTCGCCGCCGGCTCGGGTGAACTGCCGCGCCAGTATCGGCACCAGGTCGCCAATCCCATTGTCAACACGTATCGCACCGCCGATGACCGCTGGATCAATCTGGTTTGCCTGCAATCGGATCGGTATTGGCCGGAGCTGTGCGAGGTCATCGGTCGCCCGGAACTCGCCACCGACGACCGGTTTGCAGATATGGCCGGCCGCTACGTCAACCGGGCCGTTTGCATCGCGGAACTGGATGCGACCTTCGGTCAGCGCACTCTGGAACAGTGGCGCGCGGCCTTGGCCGGTTTCTCCGGCGTGTGGTCTGCGGCGGCCACTTTCGAGGAGGTATGCGACAGCCCGCAGGTCGCCGACAACGGTTTCCTGCCCGAGGTGGTCGGCGCGGACGGGCGGCCGTTCAACCTCGTTGCCCCGCCGTATCAGTTCGACGGCGTACCGAGCACACCGGCGGGCCCGGCGCCGGAACTCGGCCAACACACCGAGGAGATCCTGCTGGACTGCGGCTGGGACTGGGACGAGATCAGCGTCTTACGCGAGGAGGGTGTGCTCGGGTGA